A portion of the Leptospira broomii serovar Hurstbridge str. 5399 genome contains these proteins:
- a CDS encoding peptidylprolyl isomerase, with amino-acid sequence MPFAKFVTNRGTFSVLLDIEKAPVTTGNFIELAKKGFYNGLIFHRIIPNFMIQGGCPSGTGTGGPGYKIKDEFHPDLKNKKFTISMANAGPNTGGSQFFINVRDNLYLDNRHAVFGHVTEGEDIVLGISETETGPGDRPVQPVVIETLEIIET; translated from the coding sequence ATGCCTTTCGCAAAATTCGTTACTAATCGAGGAACTTTTTCTGTTTTATTGGATATTGAGAAAGCTCCCGTGACTACCGGAAACTTTATCGAATTAGCCAAGAAGGGGTTCTATAATGGACTCATTTTTCATAGGATAATTCCAAATTTCATGATTCAGGGCGGGTGTCCGAGTGGAACAGGGACCGGTGGACCGGGGTATAAAATAAAGGACGAGTTCCATCCTGATTTAAAAAACAAGAAATTTACTATCTCCATGGCAAATGCCGGCCCAAATACCGGAGGTTCCCAGTTTTTCATCAACGTTAGAGACAATCTCTATTTAGATAATCGGCATGCAGTCTTCGGTCATGTGACAGAAGGGGAAGATATAGTCCTCGGGATTTCCGAGACGGAAACTGGACCTGGGGATCGTCCGGTTCAGCCTGTGGTCATCGAGACCCTAGAAATAATTGAGACATAA